One window of the Dreissena polymorpha isolate Duluth1 chromosome 5, UMN_Dpol_1.0, whole genome shotgun sequence genome contains the following:
- the LOC127831571 gene encoding uncharacterized protein LOC127831571 has product MASDDGEYRVTGCIGQGAFGKVVLLENSAGDQTLRDRISGRVDPNNFTTETIFTEDEELRLVEHTEDSARLGYGFSNTAMQQMAGELAHHLGKRATDKPLSNCWLYGFLKRWESRISTLKPSALDSNRAKHSTPEIVAKYFDNLEVAIAEYGLQERPDCIYNLDETGISPEHRPPNIIAPIKEKAQAVTSPRSATTTLIACASASGHHLPPYFVFKGKRSNDNLSKELTPGAVVTMSETGWSTTATFKDYLENHFLKYVNRGDGSQPVLLLLDGHSTHTSQEMVKWARDRHIHLFCLPAHTSHVLQPLDVGVFGPFKRFYYSECASYMKANQGKIVTKYEIAGIACKAYLKALCHWNIVSAFRKTGVHPLNKNAVPMEKLLPCESFRDETPMLKMQSIRAGKEAVDEYLRAKSESTSTTAPCKCKCGKQNPTTPKPKPGGKLLTSDAYIEALEIYDAQKKTKAPSSSRTNLPQTSPKQSTSGLIINRTDNSESESDIDDTEVCCVCERFTPINVDKRPHLKIVNWGQCDECGHWVHLGFCHAMSVLRRGYSFLCPHCS; this is encoded by the exons ATGGCTTCGGACGATGGGGAGTACCGGGTCACAGGCTGTATTGGTCAGGGTGCGTTTGGAAAGGTTGTTCTGCTAGAAAACTCGGCTGGAGATCAG ACATTGCGTGATCGGATCAGTGGTCGTGTGGATCCAAATAACTTCACGACTGAAACGATTTTCACTGAAGACGAGGAACTGAGGTTGGTGGAACACACAGAAGACTCTGCCAGACTGGGGTACGGCTTCAGTAATACAGCAATGCAACAGATGGCAGGCGAATTGGCGCACCACCTTGGAAAACGCGCTACTGACAAGCCACTCAGTAACTGTTGGTTATATGGCTTTTTAAAAAGATGGGAGAGCAGAATATCCACACTGAAACCTTCAGCGTTGGATTCAAACAGAGCCAAACACTCAACTCCAGAAATTGTTGCCAAATATTTTGATAACCTCGAAGTGGCTATCGCGGAGTACGGGCTACAGGAGAGACCTGATTGCATATACAATCTGGACGAAACGGGCATCTCTCCTGAACATCGACCACCAAATATTATCGCTCCAATCAAAGAGAAAGCGCAGGCGGTCACGTCGCCACGATCGGCAACAACAACATTGATCGCGTGCGCAAGCGCATCAGGACACCATCTGCCgccatattttgtgtttaaag GAAAAAGGTCCAACGACAACTTGTCGAAAGAACTTACACCCGGTGCTGTTGTGACCATGTCGGAAACTGGTTGGTCGACCACTGCAACCTTCAAGGACTACCTCGAAAACCACTTTTTGAAGTACGTCAATAGAGGAGACGGCAGCCAACCAGTACTTCTATTACTTGACGGGCACAGCACACACACTTCCCAAGAGATGGTGAAATGGGCCAGAGATCGACACATCCACCTGTTTTGTTTGCCAGCGCACACATCGCATGTCCTGCAACCCCTTGATGTCGGAGTGTTTGGGCCGTTCAAGCGCTTCTATTATAGCGAATGTGCTTCGTACATGAAGGCGAATCAAGGCAAGATCGTGACGAAATACGAAATAGCAGGCATTGCATGTAAGGCGTACTTGAAGGCCCTCTGTCACTGGAACATAGTTTCCGCTTTTAGGAAAACCGGCGTGCATCCCCTGAACAAAAATGCTGTTCCGATGGAAAAGCTCTTGCCGTGTGAATCGTTCCGAGATGAGACACCAATGCTCAAGATGCAGTCGATACGCGCTGGCAAAGAGGCGGTGGATGAGTATCTTCGGGCGAAATCCGAATCTACCAGCACAACAGCCCCTTGCAAATGCAAATGCGGGAAGCAAAATCCCACAACACCAAAACCGAAGCCTGGCGGGAAACTACTCACCAGTGATGCATACATTGAGGCGCTCGAAATATACGATGCACAAAAGAAAACCAAGGCACCATCATCATCCAGGACAAACCTGCCACAAACAAGCCCCAAACAATCTACAAGCGGTTTAATCATCAACCGAACCGACAATTCTGAAAGCGAGTCAGATATTGACGACACAGAAGTTTGCTGCGTTTGCGAGAGATTCACGCCCATCAATGTTGACAAGCGACCACACCTAAAGATAGTCAACTGGGGACAGTGCGACGAGTGTGGACATTGGGTTCACTTGGGTTTCTGTCATGCCATGTCTGTTCTCAGACGAGGCTACAGTTTTCTGTGCCCTCATTGCAGTTAA